In a genomic window of Candidatus Competibacteraceae bacterium:
- the pta gene encoding phosphate acetyltransferase — protein MQIFYLIPIRQNVGLTSVALGLVRALQHQGFRVGFTKPVAEDHTANEHSTHFARTICLVETPDPISITLADERLAAGLESELLEEIVGLCMRAAEGNDVLVTEGMHTDAIHPFTPRLNAEIARSLKAEIVLVASAKHGNALEEIKHMASRMSKVGCHIAGAIINKAPPSFDVESAREALDDITLWGVVPYNPTLLAPRTLDVARHLNARVLVEGEIATRRVLETVITARSAAEMIHRLTPGALIMVAGDRDDVMLATALAASNGVQLAGLMLTHGSEIDSRVRKLASKAFESGLPILSVSTDSFLTTLGIQSISGAVPADDAARMNAVLDSVADQLWASVLNDNVRMPASTQMSPPAFRYRLIQKARAANQRIVLPEGDEPRTIRAAVICTEKGIARCVLLGKRAAIQTAAAAQGIALPPGLEIIESDTVREQYVEPLVELRRSKGLTPAQARDQLQDTVVLGTMMLALEAVDGLVSGAIHTTANTVRPALQLIKTEPGSSIVSSVFFMLMPDQVLVYGDCAINPDPNAAELAEIALQSAASARAFGVEPKVAMISYSTGSSGAGADVEKVRQATELARAKAPDLLIDGPLQYDAASVREVGHQKAPDSKVAGQATVFVFPDLNTGNTTYKAVQRSAHVISLGPMLQGLNKPVNDLSRGALVDDIVFTIALTAIQAHARKA, from the coding sequence ATGCAGATTTTTTACCTCATCCCGATCCGTCAGAACGTCGGTTTGACCTCCGTTGCTCTCGGATTGGTGCGCGCCCTGCAACATCAAGGTTTCCGAGTGGGCTTCACCAAGCCAGTCGCGGAGGACCATACCGCCAACGAGCACTCAACCCACTTCGCCCGCACTATTTGTCTGGTCGAAACCCCCGACCCGATATCGATCACCCTGGCCGACGAGCGGCTGGCGGCGGGGCTGGAATCGGAACTGCTGGAAGAAATCGTCGGTTTGTGTATGCGCGCCGCCGAAGGCAACGACGTGCTGGTGACCGAGGGAATGCACACCGACGCCATCCATCCCTTCACGCCGCGCCTGAACGCCGAGATCGCCCGTAGCCTGAAAGCCGAAATCGTTCTGGTCGCCAGCGCCAAGCATGGCAACGCGCTGGAGGAGATCAAACACATGGCGTCGCGGATGAGCAAGGTCGGTTGCCACATTGCCGGCGCCATCATCAACAAGGCCCCACCCTCGTTCGATGTCGAATCCGCCCGCGAGGCGTTGGATGACATTACGCTGTGGGGAGTGGTGCCTTACAATCCGACGCTGCTGGCGCCGCGCACGCTGGATGTGGCGCGCCACTTGAACGCCCGCGTGCTGGTCGAAGGCGAAATCGCCACCCGCCGGGTGCTGGAAACCGTCATCACCGCCCGCTCCGCCGCCGAGATGATCCATCGTCTCACCCCCGGCGCCCTGATCATGGTGGCGGGCGACCGCGATGACGTGATGCTCGCCACCGCGCTGGCGGCCAGCAACGGCGTGCAACTGGCCGGCCTGATGCTGACGCACGGTTCGGAAATCGATTCGCGGGTGCGTAAGCTGGCCTCGAAGGCGTTCGAGAGCGGCCTGCCCATTCTCAGCGTGTCCACCGACAGTTTCCTGACCACCCTCGGCATCCAGAGTATTTCGGGCGCGGTTCCCGCCGACGACGCCGCGCGGATGAACGCCGTGCTGGATAGCGTGGCGGACCAGCTTTGGGCCAGCGTGCTGAATGATAATGTCAGGATGCCCGCGTCCACCCAGATGTCGCCGCCCGCTTTCCGCTACCGGTTGATTCAGAAAGCGCGCGCCGCCAACCAGCGCATCGTGCTGCCGGAAGGTGACGAACCGCGCACCATTCGCGCCGCCGTCATTTGCACGGAAAAGGGGATCGCTCGGTGCGTGCTGCTCGGCAAGCGGGCCGCCATCCAAACCGCCGCCGCCGCCCAGGGCATCGCGCTGCCGCCCGGCTTGGAAATCATCGAGTCCGACACGGTGCGCGAGCAGTATGTGGAACCTTTGGTCGAGCTACGGCGGAGCAAGGGTCTCACCCCTGCCCAAGCGCGCGACCAACTCCAGGATACGGTCGTGCTGGGCACCATGATGCTGGCGCTGGAAGCGGTGGATGGGCTGGTCTCCGGGGCGATCCACACCACCGCCAACACGGTGCGGCCCGCCTTGCAACTCATCAAGACCGAGCCGGGGTCATCGATCGTGTCCTCGGTGTTTTTCATGTTGATGCCCGACCAGGTGCTGGTCTACGGCGATTGCGCCATCAATCCCGATCCCAACGCCGCCGAACTGGCCGAGATCGCCTTGCAGAGCGCCGCCAGCGCGCGGGCTTTCGGCGTCGAACCCAAGGTCGCCATGATCAGCTATTCCACCGGTAGTTCCGGCGCCGGAGCCGATGTGGAAAAGGTGCGCCAAGCGACCGAGCTGGCCAGGGCCAAGGCTCCCGATCTGCTCATCGACGGTCCGTTGCAATACGACGCCGCTTCCGTCCGCGAAGTCGGCCATCAAAAAGCCCCGGATTCCAAGGTGGCCGGTCAGGCCACGGTGTTCGTGTTTCCCGATCTCAATACCGGCAACACCACCTACAAGGCCGTGCAGCGCAGCGCCCACGTCATTTCGCTTGGCCCCATGCTGCAAGGCTTGAACAAGCCGGTGAACGACCTTTCTCGTGGCGCGTTGGTGGACGACATCGTATTCACCATCGCCCTAACCGCCATTCAGGCTCACGCCCGCAAGGCCTGA
- a CDS encoding YhcH/YjgK/YiaL family protein, which yields MIVDHLANAERYAVLGPPFKQAFDFLRTTDLKALAAGRHSLAGDALFALAQSYHTKPASEGFWEAHRRYIDLQFIVEGIERIGYAPLHRMTLESHDGSRDLSLLHGEGDFLTLTDGCFMLLWPEDAHMPGLQAEQAGLVRKIVFKISV from the coding sequence ATGATCGTCGATCATCTTGCTAATGCCGAACGCTACGCCGTCCTGGGTCCGCCGTTCAAGCAAGCGTTTGATTTCCTGCGGACCACCGATCTGAAAGCGCTTGCAGCGGGCCGTCATTCCCTGGCGGGCGATGCCTTGTTCGCGTTGGCGCAGAGCTACCACACCAAACCCGCCAGCGAAGGCTTCTGGGAAGCGCATCGCCGCTACATCGACTTGCAGTTCATCGTCGAGGGCATCGAACGCATCGGCTACGCCCCGTTGCACCGCATGACGCTGGAATCCCACGACGGAAGCCGCGATCTTTCGCTACTGCACGGCGAAGGTGATTTTCTGACCCTGACTGACGGTTGCTTCATGCTGCTGTGGCCCGAAGACGCCCACATGCCGGGGCTGCAAGCCGAGCAAGCCGGGCTCGTGCGCAAGATCGTGTTCAAGATCTCCGTCTGA
- a CDS encoding D-hexose-6-phosphate mutarotase, which produces MNSSSVSPAIAPGAGNLPKLTLLAPDRAQAEIYLYGAHVTSWIPAGGAERLFLSRRSQFSTGAPIRGGIPVVFPQFGMMGPLPLHGLARLMAWELVSAEVVGTSARAILRLGDTDDRWRLWANPFHAELTVAVGGTQLAVTLAVSNTGTEAFSFTSGFHTYFAVTDLAAASVENLAGLRYRDAAAGWTDHQQDTPRLGFDGEVNRIYFNAPAELRLIEPTRTTRIQAAGFPDAVVWNPAAAKCATMTDMEPDDYQRFVCVEATAIVDPIRLAPGARWQGTQTLVA; this is translated from the coding sequence TTGAATTCCTCTTCCGTTTCTCCCGCCATCGCTCCCGGCGCTGGCAATCTGCCCAAGCTGACGCTGCTGGCGCCCGATAGGGCGCAAGCTGAGATTTACCTTTATGGCGCACATGTCACCTCGTGGATTCCGGCGGGCGGCGCGGAACGGCTCTTTTTGAGTCGCCGGTCGCAATTCAGCACCGGCGCGCCGATTCGCGGGGGCATTCCGGTGGTCTTCCCGCAGTTCGGCATGATGGGGCCGTTGCCCTTGCACGGGCTGGCGCGGCTGATGGCGTGGGAGTTGGTTAGCGCGGAAGTCGTCGGCACGAGCGCGCGGGCGATCTTGCGCCTGGGCGATACCGATGACCGCTGGCGGCTTTGGGCGAATCCCTTCCACGCCGAACTGACAGTTGCGGTCGGCGGCACGCAATTGGCGGTGACGTTAGCTGTGAGCAATACCGGTACTGAAGCGTTTTCGTTCACCAGCGGGTTTCACACGTATTTCGCCGTCACTGACTTGGCCGCCGCTTCGGTCGAGAATTTGGCGGGCTTGCGGTACCGGGACGCGGCGGCGGGCTGGACCGATCATCAGCAGGACACGCCGCGTCTCGGTTTCGACGGCGAAGTCAACCGCATCTACTTCAATGCGCCAGCCGAATTGCGGCTGATCGAACCGACTCGAACCACCCGGATTCAAGCCGCTGGCTTCCCGGATGCGGTGGTGTGGAATCCGGCGGCGGCCAAGTGCGCGACCATGACCGATATGGAACCGGACGATTATCAGCGCTTCGTCTGCGTCGAAGCGACCGCGATCGTCGATCCGATACGCCTGGCGCCCGGCGCGCGTTGGCAAGGGACTCAAACGCTGGTGGCTTGA
- a CDS encoding sugar kinase, which produces MAELTIKSAAETKWDCASFGEVMLRFDPGFGRVRNARSFQVWEGGGEYNVARAMRKCWGKRAAVVTALPKNDLGWLVEDFIMQGGVDMSHVIWRDFDGLGRNTRVGLNFTEKGFGIRPALGCSDRGHSAASQIRPGEVNWEKLFGEEGVRWFQTGGIFAALASNTAEAVLEAVQVAKQYGTVVAYDLNFRASLWKSQGGKEGAQRTNREIAKYVDVMIGNEEDFTACLGFAVEGADEHLTNIQTESFANMIKTVVKDYPNFKVAATTLRNAKTATVNDWAAILWYDGKIYESMKRDNLEIYDRVGGGDGFASGLAYGFLEGKDPQAAVEYGAAHGALAMTTPGDTSMVRVEEVEAAMKGKGARVIR; this is translated from the coding sequence ATGGCTGAGTTGACTATCAAATCCGCCGCCGAAACCAAATGGGATTGCGCCTCGTTCGGGGAAGTGATGCTACGTTTCGATCCGGGTTTCGGCCGCGTGCGCAACGCTCGCTCTTTCCAAGTCTGGGAAGGCGGCGGTGAATACAATGTCGCCCGCGCCATGCGCAAGTGCTGGGGCAAGCGCGCCGCCGTGGTAACGGCGTTACCGAAAAACGACCTGGGCTGGCTGGTGGAAGATTTCATTATGCAAGGCGGCGTCGATATGTCGCACGTCATCTGGCGTGACTTCGACGGTCTGGGCCGCAACACCCGCGTCGGCTTGAATTTCACCGAAAAAGGCTTCGGCATCCGTCCCGCCTTGGGCTGTTCCGACCGGGGCCATTCGGCGGCCTCGCAAATCCGTCCCGGCGAAGTGAACTGGGAAAAACTGTTCGGCGAGGAAGGGGTGCGCTGGTTCCAGACCGGCGGCATTTTCGCCGCGCTGGCGTCGAATACCGCCGAAGCGGTGCTGGAAGCGGTGCAGGTCGCCAAGCAATACGGCACGGTGGTCGCCTACGATCTCAACTTCCGCGCCTCGCTGTGGAAGAGCCAGGGCGGCAAGGAAGGCGCACAGCGGACCAACCGCGAAATCGCTAAATACGTCGATGTGATGATCGGCAATGAGGAAGATTTCACCGCTTGTCTGGGCTTCGCGGTGGAAGGGGCCGACGAGCATCTGACCAACATCCAAACCGAATCTTTCGCCAACATGATTAAGACGGTGGTGAAGGACTATCCGAACTTTAAGGTCGCCGCGACCACGCTGCGCAACGCTAAGACCGCCACCGTCAACGACTGGGCGGCCATCCTTTGGTATGACGGCAAGATCTACGAGTCGATGAAGCGCGATAACCTGGAAATCTACGACCGGGTGGGCGGCGGCGACGGCTTCGCTTCCGGGCTGGCCTACGGCTTTCTGGAAGGCAAAGACCCGCAAGCGGCGGTCGAGTACGGCGCGGCCCACGGCGCGCTGGCGATGACCACGCCGGGCGACACCTCGATGGTGCGGGTCGAGGAAGTCGAAGCGGCGATGAAAGGCAAAGGCGCGCGGGTCATCCGCTGA
- a CDS encoding bifunctional 4-hydroxy-2-oxoglutarate aldolase/2-dehydro-3-deoxy-phosphogluconate aldolase — translation MNVLEVMRTGPVIPVIAIEELAHAVPLAKALVAGGVRVLEVTLRTAVGLDAIRAIAKEVPDAIVGVGTLTRPEEFAKSLDAGARFGVSPGLTPSMIEAAHQTKLPLLPGVFTPSDVIAARQAGFQQLKLFPAQQAGGIGMLKALGGPFPDVLFCPTGGVSVDNAPDFLALPNVACVGGSWLVPKAAMVAGDWGKITALAKEASALKPR, via the coding sequence ATGAACGTCCTCGAAGTCATGCGCACCGGCCCGGTGATTCCGGTTATTGCGATTGAAGAGCTAGCCCATGCGGTGCCGCTGGCCAAAGCGTTGGTCGCGGGCGGGGTGCGGGTGCTGGAAGTCACCTTGCGCACCGCCGTCGGCCTGGATGCGATCCGCGCCATTGCCAAAGAGGTGCCAGACGCCATCGTCGGCGTGGGCACCCTCACCCGCCCGGAAGAATTCGCCAAATCGTTGGACGCGGGCGCGCGCTTCGGCGTCAGCCCCGGCTTGACCCCAAGCATGATTGAAGCTGCTCATCAGACCAAGCTGCCGCTGTTGCCTGGCGTATTTACCCCCTCCGACGTCATTGCCGCCCGGCAGGCTGGATTTCAGCAATTGAAACTGTTCCCGGCCCAGCAAGCGGGCGGTATTGGCATGTTGAAAGCGCTCGGCGGGCCATTCCCAGATGTGCTGTTCTGCCCAACGGGCGGTGTGTCAGTGGACAATGCCCCGGATTTTCTGGCGCTGCCGAATGTGGCCTGTGTCGGCGGTTCATGGCTGGTGCCCAAAGCGGCGATGGTGGCGGGTGATTGGGGCAAGATTACGGCGCTGGCGAAAGAGGCAAGCGCGTTGAAACCGCGCTGA
- a CDS encoding altronate dehydratase, whose product MSALSPIIRLHPQDDVVIARRQLVGGERIAEENLMVAGLIPPAHKVATRAITQGQPVRRYNQIIGIATQDIEAGQHVHTQNLAMAEFARDYAFCVDAKPTTYVAEPATFQGIVRADARVATRNFIGILSSVNCSATVVRAIADHFRHDFNPAALADFPNVDGVVALTHSGGCGIDPQGPGLALLRRTLAGYAHHPNFAAVLFVGLGCETNQIGGIFQAHNLKENERLCTFTIQDSGGTAKTVRRGIEAIQQMLPAANAVTRQAVPASHLTVGLQCGGSDGYSGITANPALGVAVDWLVRHGGTAILSETPEIYGAEHLLTRRAVSREIGDKLIRRLAWWEDYCARNHAELNNNPSAGNKAGGLTTILEKSLGAVAKAGTTNLVEVYEYAEPVAAKGFVFMDTPGYDPMSATGQVAGGANLVCFTTGRGSAYGCQPTPSLKLATNTALWQRQQEDIDLNCGEIVDGTTTIAEVGARIFQRMLDCASGQPSKSELHGYGQNEFVPWPISVVT is encoded by the coding sequence ATGAGCGCGCTTTCCCCCATCATCCGCTTGCACCCGCAAGACGATGTGGTGATCGCCCGTCGCCAACTGGTCGGTGGCGAGCGCATCGCCGAGGAAAATCTGATGGTGGCGGGTTTGATTCCACCTGCCCATAAAGTGGCGACGCGAGCCATCACCCAGGGTCAGCCGGTGCGCCGTTACAACCAAATCATCGGCATCGCCACCCAGGACATCGAAGCCGGACAGCATGTCCATACCCAAAATCTGGCGATGGCCGAATTTGCCCGCGACTACGCTTTTTGTGTGGACGCCAAACCTACCACGTATGTGGCTGAACCGGCGACGTTTCAGGGTATCGTCCGCGCCGATGCTCGGGTGGCGACCCGCAATTTCATCGGTATTTTGAGCAGCGTCAACTGTTCCGCCACGGTGGTGCGCGCCATCGCCGATCATTTTCGGCACGACTTCAATCCGGCGGCGCTGGCCGACTTTCCTAACGTGGACGGCGTGGTGGCGCTGACCCACAGCGGCGGCTGCGGCATCGATCCACAAGGGCCGGGCTTGGCGCTGCTGCGGCGGACGCTGGCCGGTTACGCTCATCATCCCAATTTCGCCGCCGTGCTGTTTGTCGGCCTCGGCTGCGAAACCAACCAGATCGGCGGCATTTTCCAAGCGCATAACCTCAAGGAAAACGAGCGGCTATGCACCTTCACCATTCAAGACAGCGGCGGCACTGCCAAAACCGTCCGGCGCGGCATCGAAGCGATCCAGCAGATGCTGCCCGCCGCTAACGCCGTCACCCGCCAAGCCGTACCCGCCAGCCATTTGACGGTCGGGCTGCAATGCGGCGGTTCGGACGGCTATTCCGGCATCACCGCCAATCCGGCGCTGGGCGTAGCGGTGGATTGGCTGGTGCGCCACGGCGGCACGGCGATTCTGTCGGAAACGCCGGAAATCTACGGGGCGGAACATCTGCTGACCCGCCGCGCGGTGTCGCGCGAGATCGGCGACAAGCTCATCCGGCGGCTGGCGTGGTGGGAAGACTACTGCGCCCGTAATCACGCCGAATTGAACAACAACCCCTCCGCTGGCAACAAGGCGGGCGGGCTGACCACCATCCTGGAAAAGTCGCTGGGCGCGGTCGCCAAGGCGGGCACTACCAACTTAGTGGAAGTCTACGAATACGCCGAGCCGGTCGCCGCTAAGGGTTTCGTGTTTATGGACACGCCCGGCTACGACCCGATGTCGGCCACCGGTCAAGTCGCGGGCGGCGCAAATCTGGTCTGCTTCACCACCGGACGCGGTTCCGCCTACGGCTGCCAGCCCACGCCCTCGCTGAAGCTGGCGACCAACACCGCGCTATGGCAACGGCAGCAAGAAGACATCGACCTCAACTGCGGCGAGATTGTGGATGGCACAACCACTATCGCCGAAGTCGGCGCACGTATTTTTCAACGGATGCTGGATTGCGCATCCGGCCAGCCCTCGAAAAGCGAACTGCACGGCTACGGCCAGAACGAATTCGTGCCGTGGCCCATTTCGGTCGTAACCTGA
- the uxaC gene encoding glucuronate isomerase yields the protein MAKPFMDEDFLLETPTARTLYHEYAAPQPILDYHCHLPPAEIAQNKQFRNITEIWLGGDHYKWRFMRSSGVTEDFITGDQPDQAKFRRFCEVLPLAVGNPLYHWCHLELRRFFGTDLVVSAETADALWEICNTKLKQPEFFARGLMQSAKVRGVCTTDDPIDDLANHAAIAADQSFSIKVLPTFRPDRSFNIDRADYAEYLAKLAEASGIPINRFADVRKALSARLDYFAERGCRLSDHGIDIAMFYEEATEAELDAILARRLEGAALSPKEIEQYKTAVLLHVGREYAQHDWAMQLHLSALRNNNARMFKQLGPDTGWDSISDGLVAAKLSRYLDALDADNRLPRTILYGLNPIHNEVLGTMIGNFQDGRVLGKMQFGSGWWFNDQKDGMIRQLTALANLGNLGAFVGMLTDSRSFLSYTRHEYFRRILCNLIGGWVENGEYPQDWALLQRIVEGISYGNASRYFGLGTD from the coding sequence ATGGCTAAACCGTTTATGGACGAGGATTTTCTCCTCGAAACCCCGACCGCGCGCACGCTCTACCACGAATACGCCGCGCCACAGCCGATTCTCGACTATCACTGCCACCTGCCACCTGCGGAAATCGCCCAGAACAAGCAGTTCCGTAACATCACCGAAATCTGGCTCGGCGGCGACCATTACAAATGGCGCTTCATGCGCTCGTCTGGCGTGACTGAAGATTTCATCACCGGCGATCAACCCGATCAGGCCAAATTCCGCCGCTTTTGCGAGGTGCTGCCGCTGGCCGTCGGCAACCCGCTGTATCACTGGTGCCATCTGGAATTGCGCCGCTTTTTCGGTACCGACCTCGTGGTCAGCGCCGAGACTGCTGATGCGCTCTGGGAAATCTGCAACACCAAACTCAAGCAACCCGAATTTTTCGCCCGTGGCTTGATGCAAAGCGCCAAGGTGCGCGGCGTCTGCACCACCGACGATCCCATCGACGATTTGGCCAACCATGCCGCCATCGCCGCCGACCAGAGTTTCTCAATTAAGGTGCTGCCAACCTTTCGGCCCGACCGCTCCTTCAACATCGACCGCGCCGATTACGCCGAGTACCTCGCCAAGCTGGCCGAGGCGAGCGGCATTCCGATCAACCGCTTCGCCGATGTCCGTAAGGCGTTGAGCGCCCGGCTGGATTACTTCGCCGAGCGCGGCTGCCGCCTGTCCGATCACGGCATCGACATCGCCATGTTTTATGAGGAAGCGACCGAAGCCGAACTCGATGCGATCCTCGCGCGCCGTTTGGAGGGTGCGGCGCTATCGCCCAAGGAAATCGAGCAATACAAAACCGCTGTGCTGCTGCATGTCGGCCGCGAATACGCCCAGCACGATTGGGCGATGCAGTTGCACCTAAGCGCGCTACGCAACAACAACGCCCGGATGTTCAAACAGCTCGGCCCGGATACCGGCTGGGATTCGATCAGCGACGGCTTGGTGGCGGCCAAGCTCTCCCGTTATCTCGACGCGCTCGATGCCGATAATCGGCTGCCGCGCACCATCCTCTATGGCCTGAATCCGATCCATAACGAGGTGTTGGGGACGATGATCGGCAATTTCCAAGACGGACGGGTGCTCGGCAAGATGCAATTCGGCTCCGGCTGGTGGTTCAACGACCAGAAGGACGGCATGATTCGGCAGCTGACCGCGCTGGCCAATCTTGGCAACCTCGGCGCGTTCGTCGGGATGCTGACCGATTCGCGCAGCTTCCTGTCCTACACTCGCCACGAGTATTTCCGCCGGATTCTGTGCAACCTGATTGGCGGCTGGGTGGAAAACGGCGAATACCCGCAGGATTGGGCGCTATTACAGCGGATCGTCGAAGGCATCAGCTACGGCAACGCCAGCCGTTACTTCGGTTTAGGAACCGACTGA
- a CDS encoding TRAP transporter large permease produces the protein MALTILCLTFLLFLILGVPVAFAIGLSAICTILYEGLPVAVLFQQMMSGMNIFSFLAIPFFVFSGELMLYGGIADKIVRFSEALVGHIRGGLGLTNVVACTLFGGVSGSPVADVSAMGAVMIPMMKDKGYDLDYAVNVTTHASLTGALMPTSHNMIIYTLAAGGTVSAGALIPAGIVPAILLMVCCLVAAYYVAIKRGYPVGVFPGWPVVARSFAAAVPGLLVIVIILTGILSGVFTATESASVAVAYSIILTFFLYRTMTWGNFLKAAAKAVKTTGVVLLLIGVSTMFQYLMGLYEVAELMGSFLKGISTNPIVIFLMINLLLFILGTFMDMAATILICTPIFLPVAMEAGMHPVQFGIVILLNCALGLNTPPVGTTQFVGCAIAGISVGQVMRTILPFYGALFATLMLVTYVPAFSLTLPRILGVIHG, from the coding sequence ATGGCACTAACCATTCTCTGTCTGACCTTTCTGCTTTTTCTGATCCTCGGCGTACCGGTGGCGTTCGCCATCGGCTTGTCGGCGATTTGCACGATTCTCTACGAAGGGCTGCCGGTGGCGGTGCTGTTTCAGCAGATGATGTCGGGGATGAACATCTTTTCGTTCCTGGCGATTCCCTTCTTCGTGTTCAGCGGCGAATTGATGCTGTATGGCGGCATCGCCGATAAGATCGTGCGCTTTTCCGAAGCGCTGGTGGGACACATTCGCGGCGGCCTGGGCCTGACCAACGTGGTGGCCTGCACCCTGTTTGGCGGTGTCTCCGGCTCGCCGGTGGCCGACGTGTCGGCGATGGGCGCGGTGATGATCCCGATGATGAAGGACAAGGGCTACGATCTCGATTATGCGGTCAACGTCACTACCCACGCCTCACTGACCGGCGCGTTGATGCCGACCAGCCACAACATGATCATCTACACCTTGGCCGCTGGCGGCACCGTCTCGGCGGGCGCGCTGATTCCGGCGGGCATCGTGCCCGCGATCCTGCTGATGGTCTGCTGCTTGGTCGCCGCGTATTACGTCGCCATCAAGCGCGGCTATCCGGTCGGCGTCTTTCCCGGCTGGCCGGTGGTAGCGCGCAGTTTCGCGGCGGCGGTGCCGGGTCTGTTGGTGATCGTCATCATTCTGACCGGCATTCTGTCGGGCGTGTTCACCGCCACCGAATCGGCCTCGGTCGCGGTGGCTTATTCGATCATCCTGACTTTCTTCCTGTATCGGACGATGACCTGGGGGAACTTCCTCAAGGCGGCCGCCAAGGCGGTCAAGACTACCGGCGTGGTGCTGTTGTTGATCGGCGTTTCCACCATGTTCCAGTATCTGATGGGCCTGTATGAAGTGGCGGAGTTGATGGGTTCGTTCCTCAAGGGGATTTCGACCAACCCCATCGTCATCTTCTTGATGATCAACCTGCTGTTGTTCATCCTCGGCACCTTCATGGACATGGCCGCCACCATCCTGATCTGCACGCCGATTTTCCTGCCGGTGGCGATGGAAGCCGGAATGCATCCGGTGCAGTTCGGCATCGTGATCCTGCTCAACTGCGCCTTGGGGCTGAACACCCCGCCGGTGGGCACCACCCAGTTTGTCGGTTGCGCCATCGCGGGTATCTCGGTCGGTCAGGTGATGCGCACCATTCTGCCGTTCTACGGCGCGTTGTTCGCCACCCTGATGCTAGTCACTTACGTCCCCGCGTTTTCGCTGACCTTGCCGCGAATACTTGGCGTGATTCATGGCTGA
- a CDS encoding TRAP transporter small permease, with translation MYLGVIGLLAIVAIVVYQVFGRYVLNQPPTWAESLALVLVLYVTLFGAAAGVRDAGHIGMESLLVLLPDKLRNQVELLIHILVIAFALAMIYNGLVLGTQASYKIPNLPLQEWVRYVPLVLGGIMIILFSIEHILAALKGEEVIPSWH, from the coding sequence ATGTATCTGGGGGTCATTGGCTTACTCGCCATTGTCGCCATCGTCGTTTATCAAGTCTTTGGCCGCTATGTATTGAACCAACCGCCGACCTGGGCCGAAAGCTTGGCCCTGGTGCTGGTGCTCTATGTCACCCTGTTCGGCGCGGCCGCCGGGGTGCGAGACGCGGGCCACATCGGCATGGAGTCGCTGCTGGTGCTGCTGCCGGACAAGCTCCGCAACCAGGTCGAGCTGCTGATTCATATCCTGGTCATCGCCTTCGCGCTGGCCATGATCTACAACGGCCTCGTGCTGGGCACGCAGGCGAGCTACAAGATTCCGAACCTTCCCTTACAAGAATGGGTGCGTTACGTGCCGCTGGTGCTGGGTGGAATCATGATCATCCTGTTTTCCATCGAACACATCCTGGCCGCCCTCAAGGGTGAAGAGGTGATTCCGTCATGGCACTAA